In Dyadobacter sp. NIV53, a single window of DNA contains:
- a CDS encoding AMP-binding protein produces the protein MMSISKDTYPWLKHYPDGVPYEINPDAYTSLLDLMETGFKNNADQPAYTNLGKQITYKELDLLSRNFASYLESIGLKQGDRIAIQMPNILQYPIAMFGALRAGLTIVNTNPLYTSREMQHQFDDSGAKAIVIVANFAANLEKIIANTGIEHVIITEIGDMLGFPKKQIVNAVLKYVKKMIPDYHLPQAVSFNDALKTGAQISYKRPHVSGIDIAFIQYTGGTTGVAKGAMLTHRNLIANVEGINEWLMSKMKHSNHTGQINMVAPLPLYHVFAMTVNALCGIKWGALNVLITNPRDMPAFVKELKKYKIHIFPGLNTLFNGLLNNVSFKDVDFSELMISIAGGMALQKVVAKRWEEVTGCVLIEGYGLSETSPVLSVSPLDGNHRLGTIGLPFPSTEMRILRDDNTWADIGERGEICAKGPQIMLGYYNRPDETIKVIFEDENGRWFRTGDIGIEDEDGFFKIVDRKKDMILVSGFNVYPNEIEDVIAQCPGVLEVACVGIPSEKTGELVKVFIVKKDPDLTEDTVKAFCKENLTAYKCPKQIEFRIELPKTNVGKILRRALREEEMAKDVK, from the coding sequence ATGATGTCCATATCAAAAGATACATATCCCTGGTTAAAACATTATCCCGATGGAGTACCGTATGAAATAAATCCGGATGCATATACTTCGTTGCTGGATTTGATGGAGACTGGTTTTAAAAATAATGCGGATCAGCCCGCGTATACTAATCTTGGGAAACAAATCACTTATAAAGAACTTGATCTGTTGTCCCGGAATTTTGCTTCATACCTGGAAAGTATAGGCCTGAAACAAGGCGACCGTATTGCAATTCAGATGCCAAATATTCTGCAATACCCTATTGCCATGTTCGGTGCGCTCAGGGCGGGACTAACAATTGTTAATACCAATCCGCTGTACACAAGCAGGGAAATGCAGCACCAGTTTGATGATTCCGGTGCAAAGGCGATTGTTATTGTGGCCAATTTTGCGGCAAATCTGGAAAAGATTATTGCTAATACTGGTATTGAGCACGTAATTATCACCGAGATAGGTGACATGCTCGGATTTCCTAAAAAGCAGATTGTCAATGCGGTGCTGAAATACGTGAAGAAAATGATTCCTGATTATCATTTACCTCAGGCTGTCTCTTTCAACGATGCATTAAAGACCGGCGCACAGATCTCGTACAAAAGGCCTCATGTTTCAGGTATTGATATAGCTTTTATTCAGTATACCGGTGGTACCACAGGAGTTGCTAAAGGGGCTATGCTTACACACCGTAACCTGATCGCAAACGTGGAGGGGATTAATGAATGGCTCATGTCCAAAATGAAGCATTCTAATCATACGGGGCAAATAAATATGGTGGCTCCGTTACCTCTATATCACGTTTTTGCGATGACAGTCAACGCATTATGTGGGATAAAATGGGGAGCTTTAAATGTCCTTATCACGAACCCAAGAGATATGCCGGCTTTTGTAAAAGAGCTTAAAAAATATAAAATTCATATTTTCCCGGGATTAAATACGCTTTTTAACGGCCTGTTAAACAATGTCAGTTTTAAAGACGTAGATTTCAGTGAATTGATGATTTCAATTGCCGGAGGAATGGCGTTGCAAAAAGTGGTGGCCAAGCGCTGGGAAGAGGTAACTGGCTGTGTTTTGATTGAAGGCTATGGCCTTTCTGAAACTTCGCCCGTATTGTCAGTAAGCCCATTGGATGGAAATCACAGACTGGGTACAATAGGATTGCCATTTCCAAGTACGGAGATGCGCATCCTGCGTGACGATAATACCTGGGCTGATATTGGAGAAAGAGGAGAAATCTGTGCAAAAGGCCCGCAGATTATGCTTGGATATTACAACCGCCCGGATGAAACTATAAAGGTTATTTTTGAAGACGAAAACGGCCGTTGGTTCCGGACAGGCGATATTGGTATAGAAGACGAAGATGGATTTTTTAAAATCGTTGACAGGAAAAAGGACATGATCCTTGTTTCCGGTTTTAATGTATATCCCAATGAGATAGAAGATGTAATAGCGCAATGTCCGGGCGTGCTGGAAGTAGCATGTGTTGGTATCCCGAGTGAGAAAACAGGAGAACTCGTTAAAGTATTTATTGTCAAAAAAGATCCGGATCTAACCGAAGACACCGTAAAAGCTTTTTGCAAAGAAAATCTGACAGCATACAAGTGCCCGAAACAAATAGAATTCCGGATAGAATTACCTAAAACGAATGTGGGTAAAATCCTGAGAAGGGCTTTGCGGGAGGAAGAAATGGCAAAGGACGTGAAGTGA
- a CDS encoding GNAT family N-acetyltransferase, translating to MVTRANRILQGTVEIGYEIAPSHRMKGLGTETAMGLVQHAFSRSGVHKVIAHTLPEENASCQILQKVGFAQTADINDSDEGLLWLWEMKKTN from the coding sequence GTGGTTACAAGGGCGAACCGGATTCTACAAGGAACAGTTGAAATTGGTTATGAAATAGCACCTTCCCACAGAATGAAGGGACTGGGAACCGAAACCGCTATGGGACTGGTACAGCATGCTTTTTCCAGAAGTGGCGTACATAAAGTGATTGCCCATACATTACCTGAGGAAAATGCTTCCTGCCAGATTTTACAAAAAGTTGGTTTTGCACAAACTGCGGATATCAATGATTCCGACGAAGGCTTACTATGGCTCTGGGAAATGAAAAAAACAAATTAA
- a CDS encoding thermonuclease family protein, giving the protein MQSLKNTTSRLTRNYLSLLILVFCLTSFQQVKRPSQDKAKIKIPASDILPNPLRAEVIGIQDGDTIEMKFIFTGKKAGFRMGKPLRIRFLHVNSPERGKPFYKIAKQFTSDKCFRKIVTIKHAGNFDRYGRLLGEVILPDGKVLNKELVKNGLAVHFKKYSSSVEYSNLEIQAQKKRLESGAFKGILN; this is encoded by the coding sequence GTGCAAAGCCTAAAAAATACAACTTCCCGATTAACAAGAAATTACCTTTCTTTACTCATTTTAGTTTTCTGTTTAACTTCCTTTCAGCAGGTTAAAAGGCCATCACAGGACAAAGCGAAAATTAAAATTCCTGCCAGTGATATTTTACCCAATCCGCTAAGAGCAGAAGTAATCGGAATTCAGGATGGGGATACGATTGAAATGAAATTTATTTTCACAGGAAAAAAAGCAGGTTTCAGGATGGGTAAACCGTTAAGAATCCGCTTTTTACATGTAAATAGCCCGGAGCGTGGCAAGCCTTTTTACAAGATTGCCAAACAATTTACTTCTGATAAATGCTTCAGGAAAATAGTAACTATAAAACATGCGGGTAACTTTGACAGATATGGCCGGTTATTAGGTGAAGTCATACTTCCGGATGGAAAAGTGCTTAACAAGGAACTGGTTAAAAATGGACTCGCCGTTCATTTCAAAAAATATTCCAGCAGTGTAGAATATTCTAATCTGGAAATTCAGGCACAGAAAAAAAGATTGGAATCTGGAGCTTTTAAAGGAATCTTGAATTAA
- a CDS encoding ferritin-like domain-containing protein — MNIFKIIDELQKIDGDAVGRLEHASRRHFMNRMSSKVMAIAAPMAFATIVNKAYAQSASAVDVLKFALTLEYLEDDFYKAGLAAAGLVPDAYKTVITQISKHETQHVAYLEKALGITDANRAKPEFDLTYGGAFGDVLTNFKTFITVSSALEDTGVRAYKGQAGALMMDPAILQVALQVHSVEARHAAEARRIFAIVNASAATKGWITGKQPLIPAVQAIYNGEDNMTQGGVDITGLSGKSNAAISEAFDETLTKDEVLAIATPFIKM, encoded by the coding sequence ATGAATATTTTCAAAATAATTGACGAATTACAAAAAATTGACGGTGATGCAGTTGGTCGTCTGGAGCACGCTTCACGCCGCCATTTCATGAACCGCATGAGCAGCAAAGTGATGGCCATTGCCGCACCGATGGCTTTTGCTACAATTGTTAACAAAGCATATGCTCAGTCAGCATCAGCGGTAGACGTACTTAAATTTGCTCTTACATTAGAATATCTGGAGGACGATTTTTACAAGGCCGGCCTTGCAGCAGCAGGCTTGGTTCCGGATGCTTACAAGACTGTAATTACACAGATCAGCAAACACGAAACACAGCACGTTGCTTACCTTGAAAAAGCATTGGGAATAACGGATGCCAACAGAGCAAAACCTGAATTTGATCTTACCTATGGTGGTGCTTTTGGTGATGTTTTGACCAACTTCAAGACTTTCATAACAGTTTCAAGTGCACTTGAAGATACTGGTGTACGTGCATACAAAGGTCAGGCTGGCGCTTTGATGATGGATCCTGCTATTTTACAGGTTGCTCTTCAGGTTCACTCTGTTGAAGCCCGCCACGCGGCTGAGGCGCGCAGAATATTTGCTATCGTAAATGCATCTGCTGCAACTAAAGGCTGGATAACCGGGAAACAACCTCTTATTCCTGCTGTACAGGCTATATATAACGGAGAAGACAATATGACTCAGGGCGGAGTAGATATTACAGGTCTATCCGGAAAATCAAATGCTGCCATTTCAGAAGCGTTTGACGAAACTTTGACAAAAGATGAGGTTTTGGCAATTGCTACGCCTTTTATCAAAATGTAA
- a CDS encoding ferritin-like domain-containing protein yields the protein MNRIKNSQNDSGKEEEKMSSSLNRRSFLMSAGIATSLGAMAIACTDHDDVPPTDGTTVDLGSGDVGVLNYAYALEQLEAAFYTQVIATPYSGISAAELSILTDIRDHEIIHRDFFKAALTAAAPTAIIPGLEVNFSAIDFTSRASVLGTAKVFEDTGVAAYNGAGNLIKTGAYLVLAGKIVSVEARHASVIRDLLNPFSADFAGDDVVDTNGLDKALDPATILAAVAPFLKTKVTGANVGK from the coding sequence ATGAACAGAATTAAAAATTCACAAAACGATTCCGGTAAAGAGGAAGAAAAAATGTCATCGTCGCTTAACCGACGTTCTTTTTTAATGTCAGCAGGTATTGCTACTTCTTTGGGCGCAATGGCTATTGCATGTACTGACCATGACGACGTGCCACCGACAGATGGTACAACAGTAGACCTTGGTTCAGGAGATGTTGGCGTTTTAAACTATGCTTATGCGCTTGAACAACTAGAAGCAGCATTTTACACACAAGTAATTGCTACACCTTATTCAGGAATTTCTGCTGCTGAATTGAGTATTCTGACTGACATCCGTGACCACGAAATTATTCACAGAGACTTTTTTAAGGCTGCATTAACAGCAGCAGCACCAACCGCTATTATTCCGGGACTGGAAGTAAATTTCTCTGCTATTGATTTTACAAGCAGAGCCTCAGTTTTGGGTACTGCAAAAGTTTTCGAAGATACCGGGGTTGCTGCATATAATGGTGCCGGAAATCTGATCAAAACTGGTGCTTACCTGGTTTTAGCTGGTAAAATTGTTTCTGTTGAAGCTCGCCATGCATCCGTAATACGCGATCTGCTGAATCCTTTTTCAGCTGATTTTGCAGGAGACGATGTAGTAGATACAAATGGACTTGATAAAGCACTTGATCCGGCTACTATTCTTGCTGCCGTAGCGCCGTTCCTAAAGACAAAGGTTACAGGTGCTAACGTGGGTAAATAA
- a CDS encoding sigma-54 dependent transcriptional regulator produces MAHLLLLEDDTTFSRLLNSFLSKHGHKVQICSTLKEAKAALNQSMDENNPYEVLMLDYRLPDGNSVDLLKQLRSEGYRMPAFIMTSFHDVRTAVNAMQNGAFDYITKPVNPEELLMVLSEALNKSHISVEKVEPESKAGKKADKTQLDFIEGNSKISKQLYEYVRLVAPTDMSVIIQGESGTGKEHVAKSIHRLSKRKNGPFVAIDCGSLSKELAASELFGHKKGAFTGALMDKVGQFEAADGGTLFLDEIGNLGYDVQIKLLRALQERIIVPIGSNNQVKVDVRLIAATNEDLMTNAANGDFREDLYHRLNEFKIEVPALRRRGEDLNIFIQYFVDKANEELGRNVQRLSKEVMEIFHTYDWPGNLRELNNVIKRLILLTKDEEATLNALPAEMITAMSETVPKATGSDLKALQETHEKEMIEKVLQEVRYNKSKAAKLLNIDRKTLYYKIEKYHIE; encoded by the coding sequence ATGGCCCATCTGCTTTTGCTGGAAGACGATACTACATTTTCAAGATTACTAAATTCATTTCTTAGTAAGCATGGACATAAAGTACAAATTTGTTCCACTTTAAAAGAAGCCAAAGCCGCTTTGAACCAGAGTATGGACGAAAATAATCCTTACGAAGTTTTGATGCTGGATTACAGGCTGCCTGATGGGAATTCTGTTGATCTTTTGAAACAGTTAAGAAGTGAAGGATATCGCATGCCCGCATTTATTATGACAAGCTTTCATGATGTGCGTACAGCTGTAAATGCGATGCAGAACGGCGCATTTGATTATATCACAAAGCCAGTAAACCCGGAAGAACTTCTGATGGTTTTAAGTGAGGCGCTTAACAAATCGCATATATCAGTTGAAAAAGTAGAACCGGAGTCCAAAGCAGGTAAAAAAGCAGACAAGACACAACTTGATTTTATTGAAGGTAACAGTAAAATATCCAAGCAACTCTATGAATATGTCCGTCTGGTAGCACCAACGGATATGTCCGTGATCATTCAGGGTGAAAGCGGGACGGGGAAAGAACATGTTGCGAAATCCATACACCGTTTGAGTAAACGTAAAAACGGGCCGTTTGTAGCTATTGACTGCGGTTCTCTTTCCAAGGAACTGGCGGCGAGTGAGTTGTTTGGCCATAAAAAAGGCGCATTTACTGGTGCATTGATGGACAAAGTAGGTCAGTTTGAAGCTGCGGACGGAGGAACTCTGTTCTTGGATGAAATTGGTAACCTTGGCTATGATGTACAGATAAAATTGCTAAGAGCATTACAGGAACGTATCATTGTTCCAATCGGCAGCAACAACCAGGTAAAAGTGGATGTAAGGCTTATTGCAGCTACAAACGAAGACCTGATGACAAATGCAGCGAACGGGGATTTCAGAGAAGACTTGTATCACCGTCTGAATGAGTTCAAAATTGAAGTGCCGGCACTCAGGAGAAGAGGAGAGGACCTGAATATTTTCATACAGTATTTTGTAGATAAAGCCAACGAGGAATTGGGCCGGAATGTACAGCGGCTGTCAAAAGAAGTGATGGAAATTTTTCATACTTACGACTGGCCGGGGAATCTCCGGGAATTGAATAATGTAATTAAAAGGCTGATTTTGCTTACGAAGGATGAAGAAGCCACACTAAATGCATTGCCTGCCGAAATGATAACTGCTATGTCGGAAACGGTTCCCAAGGCCACCGGTTCGGACCTGAAAGCTTTGCAGGAAACGCACGAAAAAGAAATGATAGAAAAAGTACTTCAGGAAGTCAGGTATAACAAGAGCAAGGCAGCCAAGCTACTCAACATAGACAGGAAAACGCTTTATTATAAAATTGAAAAATATCATATAGAGTAG